A single region of the Chitinophaga niabensis genome encodes:
- a CDS encoding DUF2461 domain-containing protein, with product MYLIPPERGYKYMLQRSTLKFLKDLRLNNNKAWFDDNKANYQQAKEDFESLVQQIIDGLARVDPGIEGLQVKDCVFRIYKDVRFSKDKTPYKANMGASFAKGGKKSPYAGYYFHLEPGGNSFVGGGLWMPEGPIIKKIRQEIDYNFADFQRIVGQKEFIRVFGKVNGDSLKTAPQGYHEDNPAIAYIKLKSFIVSNHVTDEAATQPTLVREVLRTFAVMQPFIQFLNSAQDE from the coding sequence TTGTATCTTATCCCCCCTGAAAGAGGGTATAAGTATATGCTACAACGTTCCACATTGAAATTCCTGAAGGACCTCAGGCTGAACAACAATAAAGCCTGGTTTGATGATAATAAGGCCAATTATCAGCAGGCAAAGGAAGACTTCGAGAGCCTGGTACAACAGATCATAGATGGCCTGGCCCGTGTTGACCCGGGAATAGAAGGGTTGCAGGTAAAAGACTGCGTTTTCCGGATCTATAAAGATGTAAGGTTCTCTAAAGACAAAACGCCTTATAAAGCCAATATGGGCGCATCTTTTGCCAAAGGAGGCAAAAAGAGTCCGTATGCGGGATATTACTTCCACCTGGAGCCGGGTGGAAATAGCTTTGTTGGTGGCGGCCTCTGGATGCCGGAAGGGCCGATCATTAAAAAGATAAGACAAGAGATAGACTACAACTTCGCCGACTTTCAGCGCATAGTGGGGCAGAAAGAATTCATTCGCGTATTTGGTAAGGTAAATGGGGATTCGCTTAAAACAGCGCCACAGGGGTATCATGAAGATAATCCGGCTATTGCCTATATCAAATTGAAGAGCTTTATTGTCAGCAATCATGTAACGGATGAAGCAGCTACGCAACCTACTTTAGTGCGTGAGGTCCTGCGGACCTTTGCTGTCATGCAACCATTCATTCAATTCCTCAACAGCGCTCAGGACGAATAA
- a CDS encoding aspartate-semialdehyde dehydrogenase, whose product MKVAVVGATGLVGTKMLQVLAERNFPLTELIPVASEKSVGKEVMYKGKPYKVVTADTAISMKPNVAIFSAGGSTSLEWAPKFAAAGITVIDNSSAWRMDPTKKLVVPEVNAHALTPEDKIIANPNCSTIQMVLVLEPLHKKYGIQRVVVSTYQSVTGTGVKAVDQLMNERKGIEGVMAYPYQIDLNVIPQIDVFLENGYTKEEMKMVKETTKIMGDDKVKVTATTVRIPVMGGHSESVNIEFEKDFDLAEVRNILAAAPGVIVVDDPSKSLYPMPKDAHDKDDVFVGRIRRDETQDNTLNLWIVADNLRKGAATNAVQIAEYLAKKNWL is encoded by the coding sequence ATGAAAGTAGCCGTAGTAGGTGCAACCGGACTGGTAGGCACCAAAATGTTGCAAGTATTGGCGGAAAGGAATTTCCCCTTAACGGAATTGATACCCGTAGCTTCTGAGAAATCTGTTGGTAAGGAAGTGATGTATAAGGGTAAGCCGTACAAGGTTGTGACCGCAGATACGGCTATTTCCATGAAACCGAACGTAGCCATTTTCTCTGCCGGTGGCAGCACCTCCCTGGAGTGGGCACCTAAATTTGCAGCAGCAGGTATCACCGTGATCGATAATTCTTCAGCCTGGCGGATGGACCCAACCAAAAAACTGGTGGTGCCGGAAGTGAATGCACATGCCTTAACACCGGAAGATAAGATCATTGCTAATCCTAACTGTTCCACCATTCAAATGGTATTGGTATTGGAGCCTTTACATAAGAAGTATGGTATTCAACGGGTAGTGGTATCTACTTATCAATCTGTTACAGGCACAGGTGTAAAAGCAGTAGATCAGTTAATGAACGAACGTAAAGGTATTGAAGGTGTTATGGCTTATCCTTACCAGATAGACCTCAATGTGATCCCGCAGATAGATGTATTCCTGGAAAATGGTTATACAAAAGAAGAAATGAAAATGGTGAAAGAAACCACCAAGATCATGGGAGATGATAAAGTGAAGGTTACTGCTACAACTGTTCGTATCCCTGTAATGGGCGGCCATAGCGAAAGTGTGAACATTGAGTTTGAAAAAGATTTCGATCTGGCTGAAGTGCGTAACATCTTAGCTGCAGCACCTGGAGTGATCGTTGTAGATGATCCATCTAAAAGCCTGTATCCCATGCCAAAAGATGCGCATGATAAGGATGATGTATTTGTAGGTCGTATCCGCAGGGACGAAACACAGGATAACACGTTAAATCTCTGGATAGTTGCAGACAACTTAAGGAAGGGTGCAGCGACCAATGCTGTACAAATTGCGGAGTACTTAGCAAAAAAGAACTGGCTATAA
- a CDS encoding ammonium transporter, whose amino-acid sequence MKKISIQDYLPFIFLAALAVIGIFLPTAPTFADASKYNAADVAWVLVATTLVFLMTPGLSFFYGGMVNKKNVISTMMQSFIATGLISIIWVVVGFSLAFGTSKGGIIGDPTTYFFFNGVGSGGPWGTIPILLFALFQLKFAVITPALVVGAVAERIRFTSYVLFMVLFSLLVYAPIAHWTWHADGILFKLGVLDFAGGTVVHISAGCAALAGALVLRRRKDHIAKKELQPANIPFVLIGTGLLWFGWFGFNAGSSLAANGLAVTAFAATNTAAAAAGLSWIFFDVIRGRKPSVLGFCIGAVVGLVAITPAAGYVGVPQSLFIGFIAAIVSNIVVHYKNKSAIDDTLDVFPCHGVGGMVGMLMTGVFASKLINPAGNDGWAYGNFDLFYKQVLGLLLVVTYSFVVSWLIFKFINFIHPLRVTEQEEELGLDVTQHNEIYHPQNLSINGQGSLAEEPVQHG is encoded by the coding sequence ATGAAGAAAATTTCGATTCAGGATTATCTGCCATTTATATTTTTAGCTGCGCTGGCAGTAATTGGCATTTTTTTACCTACAGCTCCAACATTTGCCGATGCCAGCAAGTATAATGCAGCAGATGTTGCCTGGGTTTTAGTGGCTACCACTTTGGTATTTTTGATGACCCCGGGTTTATCCTTCTTCTACGGAGGAATGGTAAACAAGAAGAATGTGATCTCCACTATGATGCAAAGCTTTATTGCAACCGGCCTCATCAGTATTATCTGGGTGGTTGTTGGTTTCAGCCTTGCATTCGGAACTTCTAAAGGAGGGATCATTGGTGACCCTACTACTTATTTCTTCTTTAATGGTGTAGGTTCAGGCGGACCATGGGGCACTATTCCCATTTTATTATTCGCTTTGTTCCAGCTGAAATTCGCTGTGATCACTCCTGCCCTTGTTGTGGGTGCGGTTGCTGAGCGGATCCGCTTCACATCTTATGTATTATTCATGGTACTGTTCAGCCTGTTGGTATATGCACCAATTGCACACTGGACCTGGCATGCAGACGGCATCCTCTTTAAATTGGGTGTACTTGACTTTGCCGGTGGTACTGTTGTACATATTTCTGCTGGTTGTGCTGCTCTTGCCGGTGCGCTGGTTTTAAGACGCCGTAAAGACCACATTGCTAAAAAAGAACTGCAACCTGCAAACATTCCTTTCGTATTGATCGGTACCGGTTTGCTGTGGTTTGGCTGGTTCGGCTTCAACGCAGGTTCTTCTCTTGCTGCTAACGGTTTGGCTGTAACAGCTTTCGCTGCTACCAATACAGCTGCCGCTGCTGCCGGTCTTTCCTGGATCTTCTTTGATGTGATCCGCGGTAGAAAACCATCTGTACTTGGATTCTGTATCGGTGCGGTTGTTGGTCTTGTTGCCATCACACCTGCTGCAGGATACGTTGGAGTACCACAAAGCCTCTTCATTGGTTTCATTGCTGCGATCGTTTCTAACATCGTTGTACATTATAAGAACAAATCTGCCATCGATGATACATTGGACGTATTCCCCTGCCATGGTGTAGGTGGTATGGTAGGTATGCTGATGACCGGCGTGTTTGCTTCCAAACTGATCAACCCTGCAGGTAACGACGGTTGGGCTTACGGTAACTTTGACCTGTTCTACAAACAAGTACTGGGCCTGTTGCTGGTAGTTACTTACAGCTTTGTTGTATCCTGGCTGATCTTCAAGTTCATCAACTTCATTCATCCGCTGCGCGTAACTGAACAGGAAGAAGAACTGGGTCTGGACGTTACACAACACAACGAGATCTATCACCCACAAAACCTGAGCATCAATGGTCAGGGTTCATTAGCCGAAGAACCTGTACAACACGGATAA
- a CDS encoding porin → MRKSLFALLAMFIAMSASAQDSLRLLPVGFKLSGYADVYYKYGFNENKGDNKTSFTNSHNSFELGMVSLKLESTFKNVGLVADIGFGKRAEDFSYNDEKTRLAIKQLYISYAPTSWLKFTMGSFATHVGYELVDAYANRNYSMSYMFSYGPFFHTGAKADLTFGEHNLMIGVFNPTDLKAAWDGHEGIKYIGAQYGFASASVPFKAYLNYIGGLDTFQTRNDQVDLVLSYQVAPKFGIGYNGTYSTYKNKPAKTDATNWFGSALYLNYDPSESFGLSLRGEYFSDKDGLKVYTDPTEFPEGGSVVSFTLSGNYRIGGFTLIPEVRLDQGNKEGIFHDKDDAPKKSSASVSLAAIYKF, encoded by the coding sequence ATGAGAAAAAGTTTATTTGCCCTTCTGGCTATGTTTATTGCTATGTCCGCTTCTGCCCAGGATTCTTTACGCTTGCTGCCAGTAGGATTTAAATTATCCGGATACGCTGATGTTTATTACAAGTATGGTTTTAATGAAAACAAAGGAGATAATAAGACGAGCTTTACCAACTCACACAACTCTTTTGAATTAGGTATGGTGTCTTTGAAACTGGAAAGCACTTTCAAGAATGTAGGATTGGTTGCGGACATCGGCTTTGGAAAAAGAGCAGAAGATTTCTCTTATAATGACGAAAAAACGCGCCTCGCGATAAAGCAATTATATATTTCATATGCACCAACTTCCTGGTTGAAGTTCACCATGGGTAGTTTTGCCACACACGTTGGTTACGAACTGGTGGATGCATATGCAAACAGAAATTACAGCATGTCCTACATGTTTTCCTATGGACCCTTTTTTCATACCGGTGCTAAAGCTGATCTGACCTTTGGAGAGCACAACCTGATGATCGGCGTTTTCAATCCAACAGATCTTAAAGCTGCATGGGATGGCCATGAAGGTATCAAGTACATTGGTGCACAATATGGTTTTGCTTCTGCCAGCGTACCTTTCAAAGCTTATCTGAACTACATCGGCGGACTGGATACTTTCCAAACGCGTAATGACCAGGTGGACCTGGTACTCAGTTACCAGGTAGCACCTAAGTTCGGAATCGGCTACAACGGTACTTACAGCACTTACAAGAACAAACCTGCTAAAACCGATGCTACCAACTGGTTTGGCTCTGCATTGTACCTGAACTATGATCCTTCTGAAAGCTTTGGTCTGAGCCTCCGTGGTGAATACTTCAGCGATAAAGATGGTCTGAAGGTTTATACTGATCCTACAGAATTCCCCGAAGGCGGCAGTGTGGTTTCCTTCACCTTATCCGGTAATTACAGGATAGGTGGTTTTACACTGATCCCTGAGGTTCGTTTGGACCAGGGTAACAAGGAAGGCATCTTCCACGATAAGGATGATGCGCCTAAAAAATCATCTGCAAGTGTATCACTGGCAGCGATTTACAAGTTCTAA
- a CDS encoding PfkB family carbohydrate kinase, producing MSLTVVGTMAFDDIETPFGKSDKIVGGSASYIAWAASNFVQPVNQVSVIGGDFPQSELDALTKRGVALDGVQVKKDEKSFYWAGKYHLDMNSRDTLVTELNVLADFEPVIPASYQGSEFLILGNLSPQVQMSVINQLSPRPKLIVMDTMNFWMDIALEDLLKTIKLVDVLVVNDSEARQLTGEFSLVKAAKKILTMGPRYLVIKKGEHGALLFHENHVFFAPALPLEDVFDPTGAGDTFAGGFIGHLAKTKDISFENMKTAIIVGSAMASFCVEKFGAARLREISKEDISARLEQFVELVNFDIDLV from the coding sequence ATGTCTCTTACCGTAGTTGGCACCATGGCTTTCGATGATATCGAAACGCCCTTTGGTAAATCGGATAAAATCGTAGGCGGATCAGCTTCTTATATTGCCTGGGCTGCATCAAACTTTGTACAACCAGTAAACCAGGTTTCTGTGATCGGGGGCGATTTCCCGCAGTCTGAACTGGATGCACTCACTAAAAGAGGGGTTGCATTAGATGGTGTACAGGTGAAGAAAGACGAAAAATCTTTCTACTGGGCTGGTAAATACCACCTGGATATGAACTCCCGTGATACACTGGTTACAGAGCTGAACGTACTGGCAGATTTTGAACCCGTTATCCCGGCCAGCTACCAGGGAAGCGAATTCCTGATCCTCGGTAATCTGAGCCCGCAGGTACAGATGAGCGTGATCAATCAGCTCAGCCCCCGTCCGAAACTGATTGTAATGGACACCATGAACTTCTGGATGGACATTGCCCTGGAGGACCTGTTGAAGACCATTAAATTGGTAGATGTACTGGTAGTGAATGACAGCGAAGCCCGTCAGCTGACCGGTGAGTTCTCCCTGGTGAAAGCGGCTAAGAAGATCCTGACCATGGGTCCCCGTTACCTGGTGATCAAGAAAGGTGAACATGGCGCATTGCTTTTCCATGAAAACCATGTGTTCTTTGCACCCGCTCTCCCATTGGAAGATGTATTTGACCCAACCGGTGCAGGGGATACTTTCGCCGGCGGTTTCATTGGCCACCTGGCTAAAACGAAGGACATTTCCTTCGAGAACATGAAGACGGCGATCATCGTTGGTTCAGCAATGGCTTCTTTCTGCGTGGAGAAATTTGGTGCTGCCCGTTTAAGGGAGATCTCCAAAGAAGATATCTCTGCAAGGCTGGAGCAATTCGTGGAACTGGTGAACTTTGATATTGACCTGGTATAG
- a CDS encoding lamin tail domain-containing protein, whose protein sequence is MQAIVCTLLLAAFFMRDPIPAQYDVLIHEILADPSPTVGLPDYEFIELKNVSAVAVNLGGWVLRDSSQAITLPAFILQPDSLVVICSRTALPFFSPAIAAGSFLSLGNEGERLSLYDKSGRLIHTVDYHKDWYAGSIKENGGWSLEMIDTRWPCAGSENWKASVAMLGGTPGKNNAVAGTIKEPPLPELLRVTVTDPLHLQLHFSGIIDSLSAVRALDHFKSVAVQYNIVLVELNAPLEKGQIYSLQTNRITDCNNREISQPVPVAYALPEKADSLDLVINEVLFDPPAGAADFAELYNRSNKAIDLQNLYFASLRPDGAIKQPVQLAKGPFLLLPGEYLAFSTELPALCRSYACKGKLQAIGSLPTLPDDEGTLLLMKGDGRIIDILHYNRAWHLSILPGTRGISLERVQADGHTQDPGNWHSAAATAGSATPGYANSQQIIAGNPVEGFQLVSRVFSPNNDGYQDIAQLQWELPVPGYVAEVMAFDAEGRTVRHLARNQLLGNRGNINWDGLSDTGEVVRPGIYVIFVRIFNMQGRINTLKLPLVLAGTP, encoded by the coding sequence ATGCAAGCCATTGTTTGTACGCTGCTGCTGGCGGCTTTTTTTATGCGTGATCCCATTCCTGCACAATATGACGTGCTGATCCACGAAATACTCGCAGATCCTTCTCCCACAGTGGGTTTACCGGATTATGAATTCATTGAATTAAAGAATGTTTCTGCCGTTGCGGTGAACCTGGGCGGCTGGGTGCTAAGGGACAGCAGCCAGGCCATTACCCTCCCTGCATTTATTTTGCAGCCGGATAGCCTGGTGGTGATCTGTTCCCGTACGGCGCTTCCTTTTTTCTCTCCGGCCATTGCAGCCGGTAGCTTTCTTTCCCTTGGAAACGAGGGTGAACGCTTATCCCTTTATGATAAAAGCGGGCGATTGATCCATACAGTGGATTATCATAAAGACTGGTATGCGGGCAGCATTAAAGAAAATGGCGGATGGAGCCTGGAAATGATCGATACCAGGTGGCCCTGCGCAGGAAGTGAAAACTGGAAAGCTTCCGTGGCTATGTTGGGCGGCACACCGGGAAAAAATAATGCTGTTGCAGGTACTATTAAAGAACCTCCCCTGCCGGAACTATTAAGGGTCACGGTTACTGACCCGCTGCATCTGCAACTACACTTTTCCGGGATAATAGATAGTTTGTCTGCCGTGCGGGCCCTTGATCACTTTAAAAGTGTTGCTGTGCAGTATAATATAGTGTTGGTTGAATTAAACGCGCCATTGGAAAAAGGGCAGATCTATTCACTGCAAACCAACCGCATTACGGATTGTAACAACCGGGAGATCTCTCAACCGGTGCCGGTTGCATATGCACTTCCGGAAAAGGCCGATAGCTTAGACCTGGTCATTAATGAAGTATTATTTGATCCGCCCGCAGGAGCAGCTGATTTTGCGGAGCTTTATAACCGCAGTAATAAAGCCATTGATCTGCAAAACCTTTACTTTGCCTCCCTTCGTCCGGATGGTGCTATCAAACAGCCTGTACAGCTGGCAAAAGGCCCTTTCTTATTATTACCGGGAGAATACCTGGCTTTTTCAACTGAGCTCCCGGCATTGTGCCGTTCCTATGCCTGCAAGGGTAAATTACAGGCCATCGGTTCTCTACCTACTTTACCGGATGATGAGGGTACCCTTCTATTAATGAAGGGGGATGGCAGGATCATTGATATACTTCATTATAACCGTGCCTGGCATTTGAGCATTTTACCCGGCACCAGGGGAATTTCCCTGGAAAGGGTACAGGCTGATGGACATACGCAGGATCCGGGAAACTGGCATTCAGCCGCTGCCACGGCTGGTTCTGCTACGCCGGGATATGCAAATTCCCAGCAAATAATTGCCGGTAACCCTGTTGAAGGCTTTCAGCTTGTTTCCCGCGTGTTCAGTCCGAATAACGACGGCTACCAGGACATTGCACAGCTGCAATGGGAGCTCCCCGTTCCGGGTTATGTGGCTGAGGTGATGGCATTTGATGCGGAAGGCCGTACTGTGAGGCACCTGGCAAGGAATCAGCTGTTGGGGAACAGGGGAAATATCAACTGGGACGGACTTTCGGATACCGGGGAGGTGGTAAGGCCGGGAATCTATGTTATCTTTGTACGGATTTTTAATATGCAAGGAAGGATAAACACCCTGAAACTCCCGCTGGTATTGGCCGGCACCCCATAA
- a CDS encoding S1/P1 nuclease has protein sequence MKKLLLSVLTTTLLLSGIQPVKAWGPVGHRVVGEIASWHLTPKAQLAIRNIIGNETLAMISNWPDFIKSDTTNLYKHTSPWHYLDFPGHCSRQEFDKLVSEAKGENLYTSILAMIKELKDPATPKARKRFALSFLVHMIGDLHQPLHVGRDEDQGGNKVNVTWFDRPTNLHRVWDEHLIDFQQYSYTEYAQNLNRVVTTQNKKAYQMGAITDWMWESHLLSDKVYDRTPDGEKLSYRYNYIFVDDLNGQLTKGGIRLAKVLNDIFK, from the coding sequence ATGAAAAAGCTCCTTTTAAGCGTTCTGACAACAACGCTATTGCTCTCCGGCATCCAACCCGTTAAAGCCTGGGGCCCTGTTGGCCACAGGGTAGTAGGAGAGATCGCCTCCTGGCACCTGACCCCTAAAGCCCAACTCGCCATCCGGAACATCATAGGTAACGAAACCCTTGCCATGATCTCCAACTGGCCGGACTTCATTAAATCAGATACTACCAACCTGTACAAACATACCTCGCCCTGGCATTACCTCGATTTTCCAGGTCACTGTTCCCGCCAGGAATTCGACAAATTGGTTAGTGAGGCTAAAGGAGAAAATCTCTATACTTCCATCCTTGCCATGATCAAAGAACTGAAAGATCCTGCCACTCCCAAAGCCCGGAAAAGGTTCGCCCTCAGCTTCCTCGTACACATGATCGGAGACCTCCACCAACCGCTGCATGTGGGTAGAGATGAAGATCAGGGTGGAAATAAGGTCAATGTGACATGGTTTGACCGCCCTACCAACCTCCACCGGGTATGGGACGAACATTTAATTGACTTTCAACAATATAGCTACACAGAATATGCCCAAAATCTAAATCGTGTAGTTACCACACAAAATAAAAAAGCCTACCAAATGGGGGCAATTACAGACTGGATGTGGGAATCTCACCTGCTTTCTGACAAAGTGTACGACCGTACCCCCGATGGTGAAAAACTCAGCTACCGGTACAATTATATCTTCGTGGATGACCTCAACGGTCAGCTCACAAAAGGGGGTATCCGCCTCGCAAAAGTGCTGAACGACATCTTTAAATGA
- a CDS encoding DUF5606 family protein, producing the protein MQYREIVAVTGLGGLFQLLASKQDGAIVRSLEDKSTRFVSSRVHNFTPLESIEVFTTGDNVNLAAVFQAMQDKEAKFPLADAKADNQTVKAYFKNVFPEFDEDRVYVSDMKKMVKWYAILKTNDLLKFEEETEEVEAAEEAAPAEEAKPKAKAKKEAVAEEAPAEEKAAPKKKAPAKKAAAADAEGEEKKPKAAAKKKKTEE; encoded by the coding sequence ATGCAGTACAGAGAAATTGTTGCAGTCACCGGTTTAGGCGGTTTATTTCAATTGCTGGCCAGCAAACAGGATGGCGCTATTGTAAGATCGCTGGAAGACAAGAGCACACGCTTCGTTTCTTCCCGGGTACATAATTTTACCCCATTGGAGAGCATTGAAGTATTCACCACAGGCGATAACGTGAACCTGGCAGCTGTTTTCCAGGCTATGCAGGACAAGGAAGCGAAATTTCCGCTTGCAGATGCCAAAGCAGATAACCAGACGGTAAAAGCTTATTTTAAAAACGTGTTCCCTGAATTTGATGAGGACCGTGTTTATGTAAGTGATATGAAGAAGATGGTAAAATGGTATGCCATCCTCAAAACCAATGACCTGCTGAAGTTTGAAGAAGAAACGGAAGAAGTGGAAGCAGCGGAAGAGGCAGCTCCTGCAGAGGAAGCCAAACCAAAAGCAAAGGCCAAAAAGGAAGCGGTTGCTGAAGAAGCGCCGGCAGAAGAGAAAGCGGCTCCTAAAAAGAAAGCACCTGCTAAGAAAGCAGCGGCTGCTGATGCAGAGGGCGAAGAGAAAAAACCAAAAGCGGCAGCTAAAAAGAAGAAAACGGAAGAGTAA
- the uvrB gene encoding excinuclease ABC subunit UvrB yields MPFKLQAPYKPAGDQPNAIRLLTEGIQDGERFQTLLGVTGSGKTFTMANVIQNTQKPTLVLTHNKTLVAQLYGELRQFFPDNAVEYFVSYYDYYQPEAYMPVSDTYIEKDLAINEELDKLRLRATSNLLSGRRDIIVVASVSCIYGMGNPTDFENGIIRIHKGMTIGRNTLLHGLVNALYSRTTGDFNRSNFRVQGDTVDINLPYVDYGYRITFFGDEIEEIESFDVSNGKRIMTLDTAAIFPANLYIAPKDMMVQILHEIQDEMQAQVEYFKKNGKLIEAQRLSERVNYDVEMIRELGYCSGIENYSRFLDRRKPGMRPFCLLDYFPKDFLLVIDESHATIPQVSGMYGGDRSRKLTLVDYGFRLPSALDNRPLNFNEFENLLNQVVFVSATPGEYELKQTEGVVVEQIVRPTGLLDPPIEIRPSKNQVDDLLDEIDKRILKGDRVLVTTLTKKMAEEMDKYLHRINIKSRYIHSEVDTLERVEILRDLRLGNIDVVVGVNLLREGLDLPEVSLVAILDADKEGFLRDERSLTQTAGRAARNVDGLVIFYADKITDSMRRTMDETDRRRQRQREHNAKYGITPMTVLKTKEQIMGSTSVLEIKNFDENSPYAVMDAMGLVTEDPAGYNKDTIKSIPQMEKEIGKVRKNMEKAAKDLDFMEAARLRDQMFTMQNDLENMKRK; encoded by the coding sequence ATGCCTTTTAAGCTCCAAGCACCATATAAACCAGCAGGCGACCAACCCAATGCGATCCGTTTACTTACAGAAGGGATACAGGACGGAGAGCGTTTCCAGACTTTGCTGGGGGTTACCGGTTCGGGTAAAACGTTCACTATGGCGAACGTTATACAGAATACCCAGAAGCCTACCCTGGTACTTACCCATAATAAAACCCTCGTTGCACAATTGTACGGAGAACTCCGCCAGTTCTTTCCGGACAATGCGGTAGAGTATTTTGTAAGTTACTACGATTATTATCAGCCGGAAGCGTATATGCCGGTGAGTGATACTTATATAGAAAAGGACCTTGCCATTAATGAAGAGTTGGATAAATTAAGGCTCCGTGCCACCTCCAACCTTTTATCCGGCAGAAGGGACATTATAGTGGTAGCCAGTGTATCCTGTATATATGGTATGGGTAACCCTACCGATTTTGAGAACGGGATCATCCGGATCCATAAAGGAATGACCATTGGCCGGAACACCTTATTACATGGGCTGGTGAATGCCCTCTATTCCAGGACCACCGGAGATTTCAACCGGAGTAATTTCCGGGTGCAGGGAGATACGGTGGATATCAATCTGCCTTACGTGGATTATGGATACCGCATTACTTTCTTTGGAGATGAGATAGAAGAGATCGAGAGCTTTGATGTGAGCAACGGAAAACGGATCATGACATTGGATACCGCAGCGATCTTCCCGGCCAATCTTTATATAGCACCTAAGGACATGATGGTGCAGATCCTCCATGAGATCCAGGATGAAATGCAGGCACAGGTGGAATATTTTAAAAAGAACGGCAAACTCATAGAAGCACAGCGTTTATCCGAACGCGTTAATTATGATGTGGAAATGATCCGGGAGCTGGGTTATTGCAGTGGTATTGAAAACTACTCCCGCTTCCTGGACAGGCGGAAGCCTGGTATGCGCCCATTCTGTTTACTGGATTATTTCCCGAAAGACTTCCTGCTGGTGATAGATGAAAGCCATGCCACCATTCCACAGGTAAGCGGGATGTATGGCGGAGACCGTTCCCGTAAACTCACGCTGGTGGATTATGGATTCCGTTTACCCTCTGCGCTGGACAACCGGCCGCTTAATTTCAATGAGTTTGAGAACCTGTTGAACCAGGTGGTTTTTGTAAGTGCCACACCGGGAGAATACGAACTAAAGCAAACAGAAGGTGTGGTGGTGGAACAGATCGTACGGCCGACAGGGTTATTAGATCCTCCCATTGAGATCCGGCCCAGTAAGAACCAGGTGGATGACCTGCTGGATGAAATAGATAAACGTATATTAAAAGGAGACCGGGTGCTGGTGACTACGCTGACCAAGAAAATGGCAGAGGAGATGGACAAGTACCTGCACCGTATTAATATTAAGAGCCGTTACATTCACTCAGAAGTGGATACATTGGAGCGGGTAGAGATCTTAAGGGACCTGCGCTTAGGTAATATAGATGTGGTAGTGGGAGTGAACCTGTTAAGGGAAGGGCTTGATCTGCCGGAGGTATCGTTGGTGGCTATACTGGATGCAGACAAGGAAGGTTTTCTGCGGGATGAACGCTCCCTTACGCAAACAGCGGGACGGGCAGCACGGAATGTGGATGGCCTGGTGATCTTCTATGCAGATAAGATCACAGATAGTATGCGCCGTACAATGGATGAAACAGACAGGAGGCGTCAACGCCAGCGGGAGCATAATGCCAAATATGGTATCACGCCTATGACTGTACTTAAAACCAAGGAGCAGATCATGGGATCTACTTCCGTACTGGAGATCAAGAACTTTGATGAGAATTCTCCTTATGCAGTGATGGATGCGATGGGGCTGGTAACAGAAGACCCGGCAGGATACAACAAGGATACTATTAAGAGCATTCCACAGATGGAAAAGGAGATCGGCAAGGTGCGGAAGAATATGGAAAAGGCGGCAAAAGACCTGGATTTTATGGAAGCGGCCAGGTTAAGGGACCAAATGTTTACGATGCAGAACGATCTGGAAAATATGAAGCGGAAATAG